From Pseudomonas poae, the proteins below share one genomic window:
- the efeO gene encoding iron uptake system protein EfeO, with product MKKSTIALSLLMTLSPLAAFAATAPLDLVGPVSDYKIYVTEEIGELVTQTQAFTDAINKGDLATAKKLYAPTRVHYESIEPIAELFSDLDASIDSRVDDHEKGVKADDFTGFHRIEYSLFSENTTKGLEALTAKLNTDVNDLKTRVDGLTFPPEKVVGGAAALLEEVAATKISGEEDRYSHTDLYDFQGNIDGAKKIVDLFRGQIEKQDKAFLAKVDKNFATVDKILAKYKTKDGGFETYDKVKENDRKALVGPVNTLAEDLSTLRGKLGLN from the coding sequence ATGAAGAAGTCGACTATTGCGTTGTCGTTGTTAATGACCCTTTCGCCGCTGGCAGCGTTCGCCGCTACCGCGCCGCTGGACCTGGTAGGCCCGGTGTCGGACTACAAGATCTACGTCACCGAAGAAATCGGTGAGCTGGTCACTCAGACCCAGGCATTTACCGATGCCATCAACAAAGGCGACCTGGCCACCGCCAAGAAACTGTACGCGCCGACCCGCGTGCACTATGAGTCCATCGAGCCGATCGCCGAGCTGTTCAGCGACCTGGATGCGTCCATTGACTCGCGCGTTGATGACCATGAAAAAGGCGTAAAGGCCGATGACTTCACCGGTTTCCATCGCATTGAGTACAGCCTGTTCTCCGAGAACACCACCAAGGGCCTGGAAGCGCTGACCGCCAAGCTCAACACCGACGTCAACGACCTGAAAACCCGCGTCGACGGCCTGACCTTCCCGCCGGAGAAAGTGGTCGGCGGCGCCGCAGCCCTGCTCGAAGAAGTCGCCGCTACCAAGATCTCTGGCGAAGAAGACCGTTATAGCCACACCGACCTGTATGACTTCCAGGGCAATATCGACGGTGCGAAGAAAATCGTCGACCTGTTCCGTGGCCAGATCGAAAAACAAGACAAGGCATTCCTGGCCAAGGTCGACAAAAACTTTGCCACCGTGGACAAGATCCTGGCCAAGTACAAGACCAAGGATGGCGGTTTCGAGACCTATGACAAGGTCAAGGAAAACGACCGTAAAGCCCTGGTGGGCCCGGTCAATACCCTGGCTGAAGACCTTTCGACCCTGCGTGGCAAGTTGGGTTTGAACTGA
- the efeO gene encoding iron uptake system protein EfeO: protein MSNPTPQPASPPRALRWAVAGSVVVMIAAGALFYYASQLAASKRQTNHNEIAVTIHGHACEPNALTVPAGRASFRIINRSDRAVEWEILDGVLVVEERENIAPGLSQVINANLLPGDYAITCGLLSNPRGTLHVTPTAESDAQAKAKPSMVAFIGPLSEFRVYLSSQGSALIKAVTALQQAIAAGDLAQAQALYVPAREAYQRLAPASQRLAELDNAINARADYFEKREQDPAFSGFHRLEYSLFQQRSLDGLAPVAQRLVTDVSTLKQQLLAQSLPPGQLVGIVVRNLNSLADVRAISGEEERYSHVDLNGFAANLKAAHKVVELMRPLLTKSAADLLPNIDSALAAFDTELQGFKVDTGYATYDSVTADQRQQIADKAKALAVALDGIDPALGLSGLQ from the coding sequence TTGTCCAACCCAACCCCTCAACCGGCTTCGCCACCCCGCGCCTTGCGCTGGGCCGTGGCAGGCTCGGTGGTCGTGATGATCGCCGCCGGTGCTCTGTTCTACTACGCCTCGCAACTGGCGGCGAGCAAGCGCCAGACCAACCACAATGAAATCGCCGTGACCATCCATGGCCACGCCTGTGAGCCAAATGCACTGACAGTACCCGCCGGGCGCGCCAGTTTTCGCATCATCAATCGCTCCGATCGCGCGGTGGAATGGGAAATCCTCGACGGTGTGCTGGTGGTCGAAGAGCGCGAGAACATCGCCCCCGGCCTGAGCCAGGTGATCAACGCCAACCTGCTGCCCGGCGACTATGCGATCACCTGCGGCCTGCTGAGCAACCCGCGTGGCACGCTGCATGTCACGCCGACGGCGGAATCCGACGCCCAGGCCAAGGCCAAGCCGTCGATGGTGGCGTTTATCGGGCCGCTGTCGGAGTTTCGCGTGTACCTGAGCAGCCAGGGCAGCGCCCTGATCAAGGCTGTGACGGCCCTGCAACAAGCCATCGCCGCCGGTGACCTAGCCCAAGCCCAGGCGCTGTATGTACCTGCCCGCGAAGCCTACCAACGACTGGCCCCAGCCTCGCAGCGCCTGGCGGAGCTGGACAACGCGATCAATGCCCGTGCCGATTACTTTGAAAAGCGTGAACAGGACCCGGCCTTCAGCGGCTTCCATCGCCTTGAATACAGCCTGTTCCAGCAACGCAGCCTCGACGGCCTGGCCCCGGTTGCGCAGCGTCTGGTCACCGATGTCAGCACCCTCAAGCAGCAGTTGCTGGCCCAGTCCCTGCCGCCGGGACAACTGGTGGGCATTGTGGTGCGCAACCTCAACAGCCTGGCGGATGTGCGTGCGATCAGTGGCGAGGAGGAACGCTACAGCCACGTCGACCTGAATGGCTTTGCCGCCAACCTCAAGGCGGCGCACAAGGTGGTCGAGCTGATGCGTCCGTTGCTGACCAAATCCGCTGCCGACCTGCTGCCCAACATCGACAGCGCCCTGGCCGCCTTCGATACCGAGCTGCAAGGCTTCAAGGTGGACACAGGCTACGCCACATATGACAGCGTCACCGCTGATCAGCGCCAGCAGATCGCGGACAAGGCCAAGGCTCTGGCCGTTGCACTCGATGGAATCGACCCAGCCCTTGGCCTCTCCGGCCTGCAGTGA
- a CDS encoding TetR/AcrR family transcriptional regulator, whose amino-acid sequence MNETISNETRDIILDVTEKLIYRHGIAATGMDFLVKTAGVSRKSIYRYFANKDELVIAALQRRDARWMQWLRTEVERNDGSGERLLALFSALKTWFGSADFRGCAFINTSGETGDPQDPVRLLAKAHKQKLFEYALELCEAHGTPDPERQAAHLLILIDGAITVALVMGDVTAADNARCMAQTLLGL is encoded by the coding sequence ATGAACGAAACCATCAGCAATGAAACCCGCGACATCATCCTCGACGTCACCGAAAAGTTGATCTATCGCCATGGCATTGCCGCCACCGGCATGGACTTCCTGGTGAAAACCGCCGGTGTCTCGCGCAAAAGTATTTACCGTTACTTCGCCAATAAAGATGAGTTGGTCATCGCCGCGTTGCAACGCCGCGACGCGCGCTGGATGCAGTGGCTGCGCACGGAAGTGGAACGCAACGACGGCAGCGGTGAACGCCTGTTGGCGTTGTTCAGCGCACTCAAGACATGGTTCGGCTCGGCGGATTTTCGCGGCTGCGCGTTTATCAACACCAGCGGCGAAACCGGCGACCCGCAAGACCCGGTTCGCCTGTTGGCCAAGGCGCATAAACAGAAACTGTTCGAGTACGCACTTGAGCTGTGTGAAGCCCATGGCACCCCCGACCCTGAACGGCAGGCCGCGCACCTGCTGATTCTGATCGACGGCGCCATTACCGTTGCCCTGGTAATGGGTGATGTAACCGCTGCCGATAACGCCCGATGCATGGCGCAAACGTTATTGGGGCTTTGA
- the ligD gene encoding DNA ligase D: MAKPLSEYNRKRDFEITAEPAGSAPAGKRRASALSFVIQKHDARNLHYDFRLELGGVLLSWAVPKGPSLDPSQKRLAVHVEDHPLSYGSFEGSIPAGQYGAGEVIVWDRGIWQPHDDPRKAYAAGKLKFTLVGEKLSGDWALVRTRLKGSGDKEQWLLIKEKDPQARPAADYDIVQAQPKSVLSDASVGKPRAKPKKASAALPERFTPQLATLVDRAPEGNWQYEIKFDGYRMLARVRDGEVRLFTRNGHDWTERLPRQAKALRALKLKDSWLDGEVVSLNGDGLPDFQALQNAFDIGRSLDIVYYLFDAPFLDGSDQRQAPVEERRAALKAALSGSRSKLLRYSEAFNANQRDIFESACDLALEGVIGKRLGSPYVSSRSTDWIKLKCRLRQEFVIVGYTRPQGSRSGFGALLLAVNDDSGLVYAGRVGTGFDQAALKNIYAQLTPLERKASPLAKPLTSTQARGVHWVEPSLVGEVQFAEWTREGVVRQAAFVGMRTDKPAAQIIHEQPRTAKSLKASKPAKKADAGVSISHPERVIDPQSGTTKQQLAQFYHSINEWLLPFLRKRPVALLRAPEGIEGEQFFQKHSERLAIPNIKQLDPALDPGHARLMEIDTASALIGAVQMGSIELHTWGATSDKIETPDLFVLDLDPDPALPWKAMLEAAQLTLSVLDELGLEAFIKTSGGKGLHLVVPLARRDSWDTVKAFAKAIAQFMTAQLPERFTATSGPKNRIGKIFIDYLRNARGASTVAAYSVRARPGLPVSVPISREELQGLRGAQQWTVANLQERLRGLKADPWAGYANRQKISRKMWDKLGATPQK, from the coding sequence ATGGCAAAGCCCCTGAGCGAATACAACCGTAAACGCGACTTCGAGATCACCGCCGAACCGGCCGGCAGCGCCCCCGCTGGCAAACGCAGGGCCTCGGCGCTGAGCTTTGTGATCCAGAAACACGACGCACGCAACCTGCACTATGATTTTCGCCTGGAGCTGGGCGGCGTACTGCTGAGCTGGGCCGTGCCCAAGGGCCCAAGCCTGGACCCAAGCCAGAAACGCCTGGCCGTGCACGTTGAGGATCACCCCCTGAGCTACGGCAGCTTCGAGGGCAGCATCCCGGCCGGCCAATACGGCGCCGGGGAAGTGATTGTGTGGGACCGCGGCATCTGGCAACCCCACGACGACCCGCGCAAGGCCTACGCCGCCGGCAAACTCAAATTCACCCTGGTCGGCGAGAAGCTATCGGGTGATTGGGCGCTGGTGCGTACGCGCCTCAAGGGCAGCGGTGACAAGGAACAGTGGCTGCTGATCAAGGAGAAGGACCCACAAGCGCGCCCCGCCGCTGACTACGACATTGTTCAGGCCCAACCCAAAAGCGTACTCAGCGATGCATCGGTCGGTAAACCACGCGCCAAACCGAAGAAAGCCAGCGCCGCCCTTCCCGAGCGCTTCACACCGCAACTGGCGACCCTGGTGGACCGTGCGCCGGAGGGCAATTGGCAATACGAAATCAAGTTTGACGGCTACCGCATGCTTGCGCGCGTCCGCGACGGCGAAGTGCGCCTGTTCACCCGCAACGGTCACGACTGGACCGAGCGCCTGCCGCGCCAGGCCAAGGCGCTGCGCGCCCTCAAGCTCAAGGACAGCTGGCTCGATGGCGAAGTGGTCAGTCTCAACGGCGACGGTTTGCCGGACTTCCAGGCGTTGCAAAACGCCTTTGATATCGGCCGCAGCCTGGACATTGTCTACTACCTGTTCGACGCACCGTTCCTGGACGGCAGTGATCAGCGCCAGGCGCCCGTAGAGGAACGTCGGGCGGCACTCAAGGCGGCCCTGTCTGGCAGCCGCAGCAAACTGCTGCGCTACTCCGAAGCGTTTAACGCCAACCAGCGCGATATCTTCGAAAGCGCCTGCGACCTGGCGCTGGAAGGCGTGATCGGCAAGCGTCTCGGCAGCCCTTATGTCTCCAGCCGCAGTACCGACTGGATCAAGCTCAAATGCCGGTTGCGCCAGGAGTTCGTGATTGTCGGCTACACCCGCCCCCAGGGTTCGCGCAGCGGCTTCGGCGCGCTGCTGCTGGCGGTCAATGATGACTCGGGGCTGGTGTATGCCGGGCGCGTGGGCACCGGGTTTGACCAGGCCGCGCTGAAAAATATCTACGCCCAACTCACGCCCCTGGAGCGTAAGGCGTCGCCGCTGGCAAAACCGCTCACCAGCACCCAGGCGCGTGGCGTGCATTGGGTGGAGCCGAGCCTGGTCGGCGAGGTGCAATTTGCCGAATGGACCCGTGAAGGCGTGGTGCGCCAAGCCGCCTTTGTCGGGATGCGTACCGACAAGCCCGCCGCGCAGATCATCCACGAGCAGCCGCGTACGGCCAAATCCCTGAAAGCCTCCAAACCCGCGAAAAAAGCCGATGCCGGCGTAAGCATCAGCCACCCCGAACGCGTCATCGACCCGCAAAGCGGCACGACAAAACAGCAGCTGGCGCAGTTCTACCACAGCATCAACGAGTGGCTCCTGCCCTTTCTGCGTAAACGCCCCGTCGCTTTATTGAGGGCGCCGGAAGGCATCGAGGGCGAGCAGTTCTTCCAGAAGCATTCAGAGCGCCTGGCCATTCCCAACATCAAGCAACTGGACCCGGCACTGGACCCGGGCCATGCGCGCCTGATGGAGATCGACACGGCGAGCGCGCTGATCGGCGCCGTGCAAATGGGCAGCATTGAATTGCACACCTGGGGCGCCACGTCGGACAAAATCGAAACCCCAGACCTGTTTGTGCTGGACCTCGACCCCGACCCGGCATTGCCCTGGAAGGCCATGCTGGAAGCGGCGCAACTGACCCTGTCGGTGCTCGATGAACTGGGGCTTGAAGCCTTTATCAAGACCAGTGGCGGCAAGGGCTTGCACCTGGTCGTACCGCTGGCACGGCGCGATAGCTGGGACACGGTCAAAGCCTTTGCCAAAGCCATCGCCCAGTTCATGACCGCGCAACTACCCGAGCGTTTTACCGCCACCTCGGGGCCGAAAAACCGCATCGGCAAGATCTTTATCGACTACCTGCGCAATGCCCGCGGCGCCAGCACGGTGGCCGCCTACTCGGTGCGGGCACGGCCGGGGCTGCCGGTGTCGGTGCCGATCAGTCGCGAGGAGCTGCAAGGATTGCGTGGCGCACAACAATGGACAGTGGCCAATCTGCAGGAGCGCCTGCGGGGCTTGAAGGCGGATCCGTGGGCCGGTTATGCCAACCGGCAAAAGATCAGCCGCAAGATGTGGGACAAGCTGGGCGCCACACCGCAGAAGTGA
- a CDS encoding PQQ-dependent sugar dehydrogenase, translating into MFLRTTLLAALCATAMSTVYAADAQQFPSEQGSITATPIAKGLDHPWAVAFLPDKQGFLVTERPGHLRFVSPDGKLSAPLTGVPEVWAKGQGGLLDVVLSPDFKQDRMVYLSYAEGGGKDGKAGTAVGRGRLAADLSGLSDFKVILRQEPKLSTGNHFGSRLAFDRDGYLFVTLGENNDRPTAQDLDKLQGKVVRIYPDGRVPDDNPFVGQEGVRPEIWSYGQRNPQGLALNPWSGTIWENEHGPRGGDEINIIERGKNYGWPLATHGINYSLTPIPEAKGKTVEGTVAPHHVWEKSPGISGMAFYDADRFKPWQHNVFIGALVSQELIRLQFDGDKVIHEERLLGGLKARIRDVRQGPDGYLYVLTDEDDGVLYRVGLNQD; encoded by the coding sequence ATGTTTCTACGCACAACGTTGTTAGCCGCCCTTTGTGCAACGGCCATGAGCACCGTTTACGCAGCCGATGCCCAGCAGTTCCCCAGCGAGCAAGGCAGCATCACTGCCACGCCGATCGCCAAGGGCCTTGACCATCCATGGGCCGTAGCGTTTTTGCCGGACAAGCAAGGCTTTCTGGTCACGGAGCGCCCCGGCCACCTGCGCTTTGTCAGCCCCGACGGCAAGCTCTCTGCGCCGCTGACCGGTGTGCCCGAAGTGTGGGCCAAAGGGCAGGGCGGTTTGCTGGATGTGGTGCTGTCGCCGGACTTCAAGCAGGACCGCATGGTGTACCTGTCGTACGCCGAAGGCGGTGGCAAGGACGGCAAGGCCGGGACCGCTGTCGGCCGTGGCCGTTTGGCGGCGGACCTGAGTGGCTTGAGCGATTTCAAAGTGATCCTGCGCCAGGAGCCCAAACTCTCCACCGGCAACCACTTCGGCTCGCGCCTCGCGTTTGACCGCGATGGCTACCTGTTCGTGACCCTGGGTGAAAACAATGACCGCCCGACTGCCCAGGACCTGGACAAGTTGCAGGGCAAAGTCGTGCGCATCTACCCGGACGGCCGCGTGCCTGATGACAACCCCTTTGTCGGCCAGGAAGGCGTGCGCCCCGAGATCTGGTCTTACGGCCAACGCAACCCGCAGGGGCTGGCACTGAACCCCTGGAGCGGCACGATCTGGGAGAACGAGCATGGGCCGCGTGGCGGGGATGAAATCAACATCATTGAGCGCGGCAAGAACTACGGTTGGCCGCTGGCGACCCACGGCATCAACTATTCGCTGACACCCATTCCAGAGGCTAAAGGCAAGACCGTGGAAGGCACGGTAGCGCCGCATCATGTCTGGGAAAAGTCTCCAGGCATCAGCGGCATGGCGTTTTACGATGCCGACCGCTTCAAGCCTTGGCAGCACAACGTGTTTATCGGCGCCTTGGTCAGCCAGGAATTGATTCGCCTGCAATTCGATGGCGATAAGGTGATTCACGAAGAACGTTTGCTCGGCGGTTTGAAGGCGCGGATTCGGGATGTGCGGCAGGGGCCGGATGGCTATTTGTATGTGTTGACCGATGAGGATGATGGCGTGTTGTATCGCGTGGGCCTGAATCAGGATTAA
- the efeB gene encoding iron uptake transporter deferrochelatase/peroxidase subunit, whose product MSDSEQFSAQRRRVLLGMAATGAAIAGSTLTCPAMAAAAEQVTTAPRSDKTQDHHDFYGKHQSGIVTPRPACGMLVAFDVLADDREDLERLFRTLNERIAFLMTGGTVAQVDPKLPPTDSGILGPVVTPDNLTITVSVGESLFDERFGLAAAKPKRLSRMVGFPNDALEPAQCHGDLSLQFCSNTPDTNIHALRDIVKNLPDLLLVRWKQEGSVPPQAPSKPGEPAQSARNFLGFRDGSANPNSNDDTAMNQIVWVQPASDEPASDEPAWAANGSYQAVRIIRNFVERWDRTPLQEQESIIGRVKTTGAPMDGQKETQVPDYSKDPEGKLTKLDAHIRLANPRTPQTQANLILRRPFNYSNGVNKNGQLDMGLLFICYQADLEKGFISVQTRLNGEPLEEYLKPVGGGYFFTLPGVTGPKDFIGRTLLAATHPQTTAHT is encoded by the coding sequence ATGAGTGATTCAGAACAGTTTTCTGCACAACGTCGCCGTGTCCTGCTGGGCATGGCCGCCACTGGTGCGGCCATCGCCGGCAGCACCCTTACCTGCCCGGCCATGGCCGCCGCCGCCGAGCAAGTCACCACTGCACCGCGCAGTGACAAAACCCAGGACCACCACGATTTCTACGGCAAGCACCAAAGCGGCATCGTCACCCCACGCCCGGCCTGCGGCATGCTGGTGGCGTTCGACGTATTGGCCGACGACCGCGAAGACCTGGAGCGCCTGTTCCGCACCTTGAACGAACGCATCGCGTTCCTGATGACCGGCGGCACCGTGGCGCAAGTCGACCCGAAACTGCCGCCCACCGACTCCGGCATTCTTGGCCCGGTGGTCACGCCCGACAACCTGACCATCACCGTGTCCGTCGGCGAATCGCTGTTCGATGAGCGCTTCGGCCTCGCCGCCGCCAAGCCCAAACGCCTGAGCCGCATGGTGGGGTTCCCCAACGACGCGCTGGAACCGGCGCAGTGCCATGGCGACCTGAGCCTGCAATTTTGCTCCAACACGCCCGACACCAATATCCACGCCCTGCGCGACATCGTGAAAAACCTGCCCGACCTGCTGCTGGTGCGCTGGAAGCAGGAAGGCAGCGTGCCGCCCCAGGCGCCCAGCAAACCCGGCGAGCCGGCGCAGAGCGCGCGTAACTTCCTGGGGTTCCGTGACGGTTCGGCCAACCCGAACTCCAACGATGACACCGCGATGAACCAGATCGTCTGGGTGCAACCCGCCAGCGACGAGCCCGCCAGCGACGAGCCCGCCTGGGCGGCCAACGGCAGCTACCAGGCAGTGCGGATCATCCGTAACTTCGTCGAACGCTGGGACCGCACGCCGCTGCAAGAGCAGGAAAGCATCATCGGCCGCGTCAAGACCACGGGCGCGCCCATGGATGGCCAGAAAGAAACCCAGGTGCCCGACTACAGCAAGGACCCGGAAGGCAAGTTGACCAAGCTCGATGCCCATATCCGCCTGGCCAACCCGCGCACCCCGCAGACTCAGGCCAACCTGATCCTGCGTCGGCCGTTCAACTACTCCAACGGCGTCAACAAAAACGGTCAGCTGGACATGGGGCTGTTGTTTATCTGCTACCAGGCTGACCTGGAGAAAGGTTTCATCAGCGTGCAAACCCGGCTCAACGGCGAGCCCCTGGAGGAATACCTCAAGCCGGTCGGCGGCGGGTACTTCTTCACCTTGCCGGGGGTCACGGGGCCTAAGGATTTCATCGGGCGCACGCTGCTCGCTGCAACGCACCCTCAAACCACTGCCCATACCTAA
- the pssA gene encoding CDP-diacylglycerol--serine O-phosphatidyltransferase codes for MPSFFKRSLLPKLRGFPLTPDAIDVLAGADAFRRCLLEQIPQATRRIYIVALYLQQDEAGQEIYDALHAAKLARPELDIVVVVDWLRAQRGLIGAGKQPGNSAWYQAMTQSHRSEVPVYGVPVQTRELFGVLHLKGFVIDDSVLYSGASLNNVYLHKFDKYRFDRYHLIHSKPLADSMQHLVEHGLVTSKAVHRLDLPNPPTTRSLRNDIGDLRSRLKHAAYDTTAGQLPNGHLSVSPLLGVGKNNPLNRVILELIASAQHQLTICTPYFNLPLPVTREINRALARGVKVDIVVGDKTANDFYIPPSEPFKVISALPYLYEISLRRFAKRHQPMIDSGQLNLHLWRDGDNTYHLKGMWVDQRYTLLTGNNLNPRAFRLDLENALLIDDPQGQWLGPRRTELTQIFQHTTRIERYQGLQTLMDYPEAVGKFLRRVSRVRIERLLYRIL; via the coding sequence ATGCCGTCGTTCTTCAAACGCTCCCTGTTGCCCAAGCTGCGCGGTTTCCCCCTCACTCCCGACGCGATTGACGTGCTGGCCGGCGCCGATGCGTTTCGTCGCTGCCTGCTGGAGCAAATCCCCCAGGCTACCCGGCGTATCTACATCGTTGCGCTGTACTTGCAGCAGGACGAGGCGGGGCAAGAGATCTACGACGCCCTGCACGCCGCCAAGCTGGCACGGCCGGAGCTGGACATCGTGGTGGTGGTTGACTGGCTGCGCGCCCAGCGCGGGCTGATCGGCGCCGGCAAGCAGCCGGGCAACAGCGCGTGGTACCAGGCCATGACCCAAAGCCACCGCAGCGAAGTGCCGGTGTATGGCGTGCCGGTGCAAACCCGCGAACTGTTCGGTGTGCTGCACCTCAAGGGCTTTGTGATTGATGACAGCGTGCTGTACAGCGGCGCCAGCCTGAACAATGTGTACTTGCACAAGTTCGACAAGTACCGCTTTGACCGCTATCACCTGATCCACAGTAAACCGCTGGCGGACTCGATGCAGCACCTGGTGGAACACGGCCTGGTGACCTCCAAGGCGGTGCATCGCCTGGATCTGCCGAACCCGCCGACCACCCGCAGCCTGCGCAACGATATCGGCGACCTGCGCAGCCGCTTGAAGCATGCGGCCTACGACACCACGGCGGGGCAGTTGCCCAACGGCCACCTCTCAGTGAGCCCGTTACTGGGTGTGGGCAAGAACAACCCGCTGAACCGGGTGATCCTTGAACTGATTGCCAGCGCTCAGCACCAACTGACGATCTGCACGCCGTACTTCAACCTGCCATTGCCGGTGACTCGGGAAATCAACCGCGCCCTGGCGCGTGGGGTGAAGGTCGACATCGTCGTCGGCGACAAGACCGCCAATGATTTTTACATCCCGCCCAGCGAGCCGTTCAAGGTGATCTCGGCCCTGCCTTACTTGTATGAAATCAGCCTGCGCCGCTTCGCCAAGCGCCATCAGCCGATGATCGACAGCGGCCAATTGAACCTGCACCTGTGGCGCGACGGTGACAACACTTATCACCTCAAAGGCATGTGGGTCGACCAGCGCTACACCTTGCTCACCGGCAACAACCTCAACCCCAGGGCATTTCGCCTGGACCTGGAAAACGCCTTGCTGATCGATGACCCTCAAGGCCAGTGGCTGGGCCCGCGACGTACGGAGCTGACGCAAATCTTCCAGCACACCACGCGCATCGAACGCTATCAGGGCTTGCAGACCCTGATGGATTACCCGGAGGCGGTCGGCAAGTTCCTGCGGCGAGTGAGCCGGGTACGGATTGAGCGGTTGCTTTACCGCATCTTGTAA
- a CDS encoding nuclear transport factor 2 family protein yields MSSTAETRPPLPPFTRESAIQKVRLAEDGWNSRDPERVSLAYTLDTKWRNRAEFAHNREEAKGFLTRKWAKELDYRLIKELWAFTDNRIAVRYAYEWHDDSGNWFRSYGNENWEFDENGLMANRFACINDLPIQASDRKFHWPLGRRPDDHPGLSELGL; encoded by the coding sequence ATGTCATCTACCGCTGAAACACGCCCGCCGCTACCGCCTTTTACCCGTGAGTCGGCTATTCAAAAAGTACGCCTGGCCGAAGACGGCTGGAACTCCCGCGACCCAGAACGCGTGTCGTTGGCCTATACGCTGGACACAAAATGGCGCAACCGCGCCGAGTTCGCCCATAACCGCGAAGAAGCCAAGGGGTTTCTCACCCGCAAGTGGGCCAAGGAACTGGATTACCGGCTGATCAAGGAGCTGTGGGCCTTTACCGATAACCGCATCGCCGTGCGCTATGCCTATGAATGGCACGACGATTCCGGCAACTGGTTCCGCTCTTATGGCAATGAGAATTGGGAATTCGACGAAAATGGCCTGATGGCCAACCGTTTTGCCTGCATCAACGACCTGCCGATACAGGCGAGCGATCGCAAGTTCCACTGGCCGCTGGGCCGCCGCCCGGATGATCATCCGGGGTTGTCCGAGCTGGGGCTGTAG
- a CDS encoding Ku protein codes for MPRAIWKGAISFGLVHIPVSLVSATSAQGVDFDWLDKRSMDPVGYKRINKTTGKEVTKENIVKGVAFEKGRYVVLSEDEIRSAHPKSTQTIEIIAFVESDQIPLQNIDTPYFLAPDKRGGKVYALLRETLKKTRKVALANVVLHTKQHLAALMPLDSALVLVMLRWPAEVRSLDELELGSEVTKPSLAKGELDMAKRLVEDMSADWQPEKYRDSFQEKIMALVAKKAKAGKIEDVESKEGSEERKSADVLDLTELLKRSLAGKPAAKKPAAKKIHKKSLLSLP; via the coding sequence ATGCCACGGGCAATCTGGAAAGGCGCCATCAGCTTTGGCTTGGTTCATATCCCGGTGTCGCTGGTCTCGGCCACCTCCGCCCAGGGCGTGGATTTCGACTGGCTGGACAAACGCAGCATGGACCCGGTGGGCTACAAGCGCATCAACAAGACCACCGGCAAGGAGGTCACCAAGGAGAACATCGTCAAGGGTGTGGCCTTCGAAAAAGGCCGCTATGTAGTGCTCAGCGAAGACGAAATCCGCTCGGCCCATCCCAAATCGACCCAGACCATCGAAATCATTGCGTTTGTCGAGAGTGACCAGATCCCCCTGCAGAACATCGACACCCCCTATTTCCTGGCGCCGGATAAACGCGGCGGCAAGGTCTACGCGCTTTTACGCGAAACCTTGAAAAAAACCCGTAAGGTCGCGCTGGCCAATGTGGTGCTGCACACCAAACAGCACCTGGCGGCGCTGATGCCCCTGGACTCGGCGTTGGTGCTGGTGATGCTGCGCTGGCCCGCTGAAGTGCGCAGCCTGGATGAACTGGAGCTCGGCAGTGAGGTGACCAAACCCAGCCTGGCCAAGGGCGAGCTGGACATGGCCAAGCGCCTGGTGGAAGACATGAGCGCCGATTGGCAGCCTGAGAAATACCGCGACAGCTTCCAGGAGAAAATCATGGCGCTGGTGGCGAAGAAGGCCAAGGCCGGCAAGATCGAGGACGTGGAATCCAAGGAGGGCAGCGAGGAGCGCAAGTCGGCCGATGTGCTCGACCTGACCGAATTGCTCAAGCGCAGCCTGGCCGGCAAACCGGCGGCAAAAAAACCGGCGGCAAAAAAAATCCACAAAAAAAGCCTCTTGAGCCTGCCATAG